A region from the Phycisphaerales bacterium genome encodes:
- a CDS encoding TolC family protein: MRSMYRPGEAKPALPRLSEHSTLSDYLRFAMLNNPRVEAEYYAWAASVERITGARSLPDPRITFEADITSMIETVMPGLMIDLPGPGKLRAAGDVAAGESRASYFKFEIEVLRTAMALKSAYFRLHFLEDTLRVQRETLTLLGDLETQAQQQVAAGRSGIQDVLRAQIDREQLTTQIANLEDSRSVLLAEFRSALGLRPDDPTVPVPSTFEASQPPPPADQILALAAAHNPQLRQMEAEVRRGEAMIDLARTSRVPDFSIGIEADVKASPVMWRPTGSITLPMWRDKIAAEIAAAQFEKRSSEARLSAEQIGLAADLASMLYVYRESTRNIDLYATTLLPKARQSLDAARSGYAAGRSSFLDVIDAERQLLVFDLSLVEARTQRELSLASLSLLIAGTAPEGAPILQTAPAPSKEANP, encoded by the coding sequence GTGCGTTCGATGTACCGTCCTGGGGAGGCCAAGCCGGCTCTTCCCAGACTCTCGGAGCACTCGACGCTTTCCGACTACCTGCGCTTCGCCATGCTCAACAACCCGCGGGTCGAGGCCGAGTACTATGCGTGGGCGGCGTCAGTCGAGCGGATCACGGGAGCGAGGTCGCTGCCCGACCCCCGGATCACCTTCGAGGCCGACATCACGAGCATGATTGAGACGGTCATGCCGGGCCTGATGATCGACCTGCCCGGGCCAGGCAAGCTCCGTGCCGCGGGCGATGTCGCGGCGGGTGAATCTCGCGCCTCGTACTTCAAGTTCGAGATCGAGGTGCTCAGGACCGCGATGGCGCTCAAGTCCGCGTATTTCCGCCTGCACTTCCTCGAAGACACGCTTCGGGTGCAGCGGGAAACACTGACGCTCCTGGGAGACCTTGAGACTCAGGCCCAGCAGCAAGTCGCGGCGGGCCGCAGCGGCATCCAGGATGTGCTCCGCGCCCAGATCGACCGGGAGCAGCTCACGACGCAAATCGCCAATCTTGAGGATTCCCGCAGTGTTCTGCTCGCGGAGTTCCGCTCGGCCCTGGGTTTGCGCCCGGATGACCCGACCGTGCCGGTTCCAAGCACCTTTGAAGCGTCGCAACCTCCACCGCCAGCGGACCAGATCCTCGCGCTCGCCGCGGCCCACAATCCGCAGCTGCGGCAGATGGAGGCGGAGGTGCGGCGCGGCGAGGCGATGATTGACCTCGCGAGAACCAGCCGCGTGCCGGACTTCTCGATTGGCATCGAGGCCGATGTGAAAGCCAGCCCGGTGATGTGGCGTCCCACCGGGAGTATCACGCTCCCGATGTGGCGCGACAAGATCGCCGCTGAGATTGCCGCGGCGCAGTTCGAGAAGCGGTCGTCCGAGGCGAGGCTCTCCGCCGAGCAGATCGGACTGGCCGCTGATCTGGCGTCGATGCTCTATGTGTACCGTGAGAGCACGCGGAACATTGACCTATACGCCACGACGCTCCTGCCCAAGGCCCGTCAATCGCTCGACGCCGCACGGTCCGGCTACGCGGCGGGGCGTTCATCCTTCCTCGACGTCATCGACGCGGAGCGCCAGTTGCTGGTCTTCGACCTCTCGCTCGTCGAGGCTCGCACGCAGCGCGAGCTGTCCCTGGCTTCGCTCTCGCTGCTGATCGCAGGCACCGCGCCCGAGGGTGCTCCCATCTTGCAGACCGCTCCCGCTCCATCCAAGGAGGCCAACCCATGA
- a CDS encoding heavy-metal-associated domain-containing protein, protein MNTTTETNTTTTLSIDGMSCRHCVQAVSKALSAVPGVKVRSVAVGSAVIETGDGWTTGKAVAALDEAGYPAKAVADAASAGSPMPAKGGGGCCGGGNRAQPGGGSAMPQGGSGAKPTGGCCG, encoded by the coding sequence ATGAACACGACGACGGAAACGAACACAACGACCACGCTCAGCATCGACGGCATGTCTTGCAGGCACTGCGTTCAAGCCGTGAGCAAGGCCCTTTCGGCGGTGCCGGGGGTGAAGGTCAGGTCGGTGGCGGTGGGTTCGGCGGTGATCGAAACCGGGGATGGTTGGACCACGGGCAAGGCCGTGGCCGCGCTCGACGAGGCCGGGTATCCGGCGAAGGCGGTGGCCGATGCCGCGAGCGCGGGGTCGCCGATGCCCGCCAAGGGCGGCGGCGGGTGCTGCGGGGGTGGCAATCGCGCTCAGCCGGGCGGCGGGTCGGCCATGCCGCAGGGCGGGAGCGGGGCGAAGCCCACCGGCGGTTGCTGCGGGTGA
- a CDS encoding efflux RND transporter periplasmic adaptor subunit: MKRRTAIVVISLIVLVAAGAGYLLGSARSGWGGRPNVPGVSGGTAAAPSTAKQVYTCSMHPQVRLDQPGNCPICEMPLIPAASATTAAGEAPMLQLSEHAVSMASVETVTIERRPLSRDLRAVGRIEYNESSLATITPRVDGFAERLFVSFTGVEIRKGDHLAEVYSPELLVAQQELLIALQAGVGGAGNSLAEVAKTKLRLLGLTDQQVTELVEKKQTTDRVTLYSPISGTVIEKSIVEKASFKAGDALYRIANLDSVWVYLEIYEYDLPWVRYGQQVRITAQAIPGRTFDGVVTFVQPVVNEQSRTVRVPVYVDNKDHTLKPGMFVTALIAAELTSEGRAAPTGVEGRYSCPMHPQVLADEAGECPICQMPLEKIPDNAVVAVPDQHAAHDTSAPTATVPVAAKFYCPMKCEGEKTYDQPGRCPVCNMKLKEVPVVPAAAAQGSGVLAVPVSAVLDSGTRQIVYIEKSRGLFEPRELTLGPRAGEYFAVLAGLAEGERVVTRGNFLIDSQFQVTGHPSLFYPGGLHASMGHQHGGTAAPGGPGAPTPPVPPAPSGDTSLQPPQPPAGHKH, from the coding sequence ATGAAACGTCGCACCGCCATCGTTGTCATATCGCTCATCGTCCTCGTCGCGGCTGGGGCTGGTTACCTTCTCGGCTCTGCCCGCTCGGGCTGGGGCGGACGGCCGAACGTCCCCGGAGTCTCCGGAGGTACGGCCGCCGCTCCATCGACGGCCAAGCAGGTCTACACGTGCTCGATGCACCCGCAGGTGCGGCTCGACCAGCCCGGCAACTGCCCAATCTGCGAGATGCCGCTGATCCCAGCGGCGTCGGCCACCACAGCGGCCGGAGAGGCACCCATGCTCCAGCTCTCGGAGCACGCCGTTTCGATGGCCAGCGTCGAGACCGTCACCATTGAGCGCCGGCCTCTCTCTCGTGACCTTCGTGCCGTCGGCCGAATCGAGTACAACGAGTCGTCGCTCGCGACCATCACGCCGCGCGTCGACGGCTTCGCCGAGCGGCTCTTTGTGAGCTTTACGGGCGTTGAGATCCGCAAGGGTGACCACCTCGCGGAGGTCTACAGCCCGGAGCTGCTCGTTGCGCAACAGGAACTCCTCATCGCTCTGCAGGCCGGCGTGGGGGGGGCCGGCAACTCGCTCGCCGAAGTGGCCAAGACCAAGCTGCGGCTGCTGGGATTGACCGACCAGCAGGTCACGGAACTGGTCGAGAAGAAGCAGACCACCGACCGGGTGACGCTGTACTCGCCCATCAGCGGCACGGTCATCGAGAAGAGCATTGTCGAGAAGGCTTCGTTCAAGGCCGGCGACGCCCTCTACCGCATCGCCAACCTTGACAGCGTGTGGGTGTACCTGGAGATCTACGAATACGACCTCCCGTGGGTGCGCTACGGACAACAGGTGCGGATCACAGCGCAGGCGATCCCGGGGCGGACGTTCGATGGAGTCGTAACGTTTGTCCAGCCAGTCGTCAACGAGCAGTCCCGCACCGTTCGCGTGCCGGTCTACGTGGACAACAAGGACCACACCCTCAAGCCTGGCATGTTCGTGACGGCGCTCATCGCCGCGGAACTCACCAGCGAGGGCAGGGCGGCGCCGACAGGCGTCGAGGGACGCTACTCGTGCCCGATGCATCCCCAGGTCCTTGCGGATGAGGCGGGCGAGTGCCCGATCTGCCAAATGCCGCTGGAGAAAATCCCGGATAACGCGGTCGTCGCTGTTCCGGATCAGCACGCCGCGCACGACACATCAGCCCCCACTGCGACCGTTCCGGTCGCAGCCAAGTTCTACTGCCCCATGAAGTGCGAGGGCGAGAAGACCTATGACCAGCCGGGGCGATGCCCGGTCTGCAACATGAAGCTCAAGGAGGTGCCGGTCGTGCCCGCGGCTGCCGCCCAGGGCTCGGGGGTGCTGGCCGTCCCCGTCTCCGCGGTGCTGGACAGCGGAACGCGGCAGATCGTCTATATCGAGAAGTCGCGTGGACTCTTCGAGCCGCGGGAGCTCACGCTGGGTCCCCGCGCTGGCGAGTATTTCGCGGTGCTGGCCGGGCTCGCCGAGGGCGAGCGGGTGGTCACGCGGGGGAACTTCCTGATCGACAGCCAGTTCCAGGTCACCGGACACCCCAGCCTCTTTTATCCCGGCGGCTTGCACGCCTCCATGGGCCACCAGCACGGAGGGACCGCAGCGCCCGGCGGGCCGGGCGCTCCAACGCCCCCGGTTCCACCGGCACCATCGGGCGACACATCACTACAGCCTCCCCAACCACCGGCTGGCCACAAGCACTGA
- a CDS encoding efflux RND transporter permease subunit, which translates to MVNAIIRWCMKNTFLMLLIIMGICAAGYWAVTRTPVDAIPDIGEKQVIVYADWEGRSPQDVDDQVSYPLTTSLTGTPGVKSIRSMSGFGFSMVFVIFEDSADYYWARSRVLERMNVAQQRLPAGVTPVLGPDATALGQVYWYTVEGEGFDLAELRSIQDWYVRYQMQSVPGVSEVASIGGFVKQYQIDLNPDKMRAHRVTMMDVYDAVRKSNIDVGAKVVEKSGVEFFIRGLGFVKSIEDLERVVIRQEGGTPLYLKSVATVQLGPDFRRGALDKGGVEAVGGVVLMRYGENPREVVARVKDKITQLEAGLPSKTLADGRISKVRLVPFYDRTTIVQETIGTLKEALFEEAIIASFVVFFFLMHLRTTVTVLPTLPLALAGSFILMYAFGIDSNIMSLAGLAIAIGDVADMGIIMSENIYRRLAAATEEEKKEKGHFGIVYEGATEVGGAIITAVTNTIVSFIPVFFLTGQEGKLFGPLAYAKTFAIGSSVVLALTVVPFLCYLLFRPVKWKAGLTLGVAVAIGVLAMLATHLAFMWGLATGHDRGWLIAVAVGVGVGLCVVRMTREKFVPLEQNPVSRVIARVYTPTLRWVLYHKKTFMIAPVVILLTGLTVWLGIHRTMLPVEWAVNIFASEKASTELRKAMYADENADLTRPLLELDQLRWQTVRDPGGGQRTRLLWRRQDPAERAADATAGLAVIKEARILPGLGREFMPPLDEGSLLYMPSLLPQASLSQAVEVNSKQDLAIATVPEVESVVGKIGRAESALDPAPIGMMESIVILKPESQWRTKKVDRFFSDWPGFFRTPLSWVWSEERRFTKQEILAELQERTAIPGVLPTWLQPIQTRLVMLQTGFRAMMGVKIYGSDLREIEKIGLQIEQFLREVPGATDIVADRIVGKPYIQIDIDRERIGRYGVNIRDVQDVIEMSLGGMNLMESVEGRERYPIRIRLARDFREDIEAIQRINVPSSTGAQVPLAQLADISTVLGPQEIKGERGLLVGYVTMNTRDRDEVSVVQDAEAVLQQALKDGRLTLPPGYYWEWSGQFENQVRATKRMQVLVPITLGIMFVMLYLGFQRWWIAPVIFFGVLVSASGGFIMLALWGVNLSVAVWVGFLVLFGVVDDDGVVIGTYLEGVFKDRTFTSKEEIREAVIDAGLKRIRPCLMTIATTVLALMPIFWATGRGADVMMPMAIPSVGGMAISLITLFIVPCVFSAVEEWKWKRAMK; encoded by the coding sequence ATGGTAAATGCCATCATCCGTTGGTGCATGAAGAACACATTCCTGATGCTCCTGATCATCATGGGCATCTGCGCGGCGGGCTACTGGGCAGTCACGCGAACGCCCGTCGATGCGATCCCCGACATTGGCGAGAAGCAGGTCATCGTCTACGCCGACTGGGAGGGCCGCAGCCCGCAGGATGTGGACGACCAAGTCTCGTACCCACTGACGACGAGCCTCACCGGTACGCCGGGCGTCAAGTCGATCCGCTCCATGTCGGGCTTCGGCTTTTCGATGGTGTTCGTGATCTTTGAGGACAGCGCCGACTACTACTGGGCCCGCTCGCGCGTGCTCGAACGCATGAACGTGGCCCAGCAGCGTCTGCCCGCTGGCGTCACGCCCGTGCTCGGGCCGGATGCCACGGCCCTGGGACAGGTGTACTGGTACACGGTCGAGGGTGAGGGGTTCGACTTGGCCGAGCTGCGCTCGATCCAGGACTGGTACGTTCGGTATCAAATGCAATCCGTCCCGGGCGTCAGCGAGGTCGCCAGCATCGGCGGGTTCGTCAAGCAGTACCAGATCGACCTGAACCCGGACAAGATGCGGGCCCACCGCGTCACGATGATGGACGTCTACGACGCCGTCCGCAAGAGCAACATCGATGTGGGCGCGAAGGTCGTCGAGAAAAGCGGCGTCGAGTTCTTCATCCGCGGCCTGGGCTTCGTCAAGTCCATCGAGGACCTTGAACGGGTCGTCATCCGCCAGGAGGGTGGCACGCCGCTCTACCTCAAGAGCGTTGCCACCGTGCAACTCGGCCCGGACTTCCGGCGAGGGGCATTGGACAAGGGGGGCGTCGAGGCCGTGGGTGGCGTCGTGCTCATGCGCTATGGCGAGAACCCGCGGGAGGTCGTCGCCCGCGTCAAGGACAAGATCACCCAGCTAGAGGCAGGCCTTCCCTCCAAGACACTGGCGGACGGGCGAATCTCCAAGGTGCGACTGGTCCCGTTCTACGACCGCACCACGATCGTGCAGGAGACAATTGGCACGCTCAAGGAGGCTCTCTTCGAGGAGGCGATCATCGCGAGCTTCGTGGTTTTCTTCTTCCTCATGCACCTGCGGACCACGGTCACAGTGCTGCCGACGCTCCCGCTCGCGCTCGCGGGCTCGTTCATCCTGATGTACGCCTTCGGCATCGACAGCAACATCATGTCGCTGGCGGGCCTGGCGATCGCCATCGGCGATGTGGCCGACATGGGCATCATCATGTCGGAGAACATCTACCGCCGCCTCGCCGCGGCCACGGAGGAGGAGAAGAAGGAGAAAGGTCACTTCGGGATCGTCTATGAAGGCGCAACCGAAGTCGGCGGCGCGATCATCACCGCCGTCACCAACACCATCGTTTCCTTCATCCCCGTCTTTTTCCTCACGGGCCAGGAAGGAAAGCTCTTCGGACCACTCGCGTACGCCAAGACGTTCGCCATCGGGTCGTCGGTGGTGCTGGCACTCACGGTCGTGCCGTTCCTGTGCTACCTGCTCTTCCGCCCCGTAAAGTGGAAGGCGGGGTTGACGCTCGGGGTCGCGGTCGCCATAGGTGTCCTGGCGATGCTCGCGACGCACCTCGCGTTCATGTGGGGGCTCGCGACCGGTCACGACCGCGGATGGCTGATCGCCGTCGCCGTGGGTGTGGGCGTTGGGCTCTGCGTGGTGCGTATGACCCGCGAGAAGTTCGTCCCGCTCGAGCAGAACCCCGTATCGCGCGTGATCGCCCGCGTGTACACCCCGACACTCCGTTGGGTGCTCTACCACAAGAAGACATTCATGATCGCGCCGGTGGTGATCCTCCTCACCGGCCTCACGGTGTGGCTGGGCATTCATCGCACGATGCTGCCGGTGGAGTGGGCGGTCAATATCTTCGCAAGCGAGAAGGCGTCCACCGAGCTCAGGAAGGCGATGTACGCCGACGAGAATGCGGACCTCACTCGCCCGCTCCTTGAACTCGACCAACTCCGCTGGCAGACCGTCCGCGACCCTGGCGGCGGCCAGCGCACGCGCCTGCTGTGGCGAAGGCAGGACCCCGCTGAGCGCGCCGCCGACGCCACCGCGGGCCTTGCCGTCATCAAAGAAGCCCGCATCCTCCCGGGCCTGGGCCGCGAGTTCATGCCCCCGCTAGATGAGGGCTCGCTGCTCTACATGCCCTCGCTCCTGCCGCAGGCCTCGCTCTCGCAGGCCGTCGAGGTCAACAGCAAGCAGGACCTCGCGATTGCCACCGTACCCGAGGTCGAGAGCGTGGTCGGCAAGATCGGCCGCGCCGAGTCGGCCCTCGACCCCGCGCCCATCGGCATGATGGAGTCGATCGTCATCCTGAAGCCCGAGAGCCAGTGGCGCACCAAGAAAGTCGATCGGTTCTTTTCCGACTGGCCAGGCTTCTTCCGCACGCCGCTCTCCTGGGTCTGGTCCGAGGAACGCCGCTTCACCAAACAGGAGATCCTCGCCGAACTCCAGGAGCGCACCGCCATCCCGGGCGTGCTGCCCACCTGGCTCCAGCCGATCCAGACCCGCCTGGTCATGCTCCAGACCGGTTTCCGCGCCATGATGGGCGTCAAGATCTACGGTAGCGACCTGCGCGAGATTGAAAAGATCGGCCTTCAGATCGAGCAGTTCCTCCGAGAGGTGCCCGGCGCGACCGACATCGTCGCCGACCGCATCGTCGGCAAGCCCTATATCCAGATCGACATCGACCGCGAGCGCATCGGCCGCTACGGCGTCAACATCCGCGATGTGCAGGACGTCATCGAGATGTCCCTGGGCGGCATGAACCTCATGGAGTCGGTCGAGGGCCGCGAGCGCTACCCGATCCGTATCCGCCTGGCCCGCGACTTCCGCGAAGACATCGAGGCTATTCAACGGATCAACGTCCCTTCCTCGACCGGCGCGCAGGTGCCGCTCGCGCAGCTCGCCGACATCTCCACCGTGCTGGGCCCGCAGGAGATCAAGGGCGAGCGCGGCCTGCTCGTAGGCTACGTCACCATGAACACCCGCGACCGCGACGAGGTTTCCGTCGTGCAGGACGCCGAGGCCGTGCTGCAACAGGCGCTCAAGGACGGACGGCTCACGCTGCCACCCGGGTACTACTGGGAATGGTCCGGCCAGTTCGAGAACCAGGTTCGCGCCACCAAGCGGATGCAGGTCCTGGTCCCGATCACACTTGGCATCATGTTCGTGATGCTCTACCTGGGCTTCCAGCGCTGGTGGATCGCTCCCGTAATCTTCTTTGGCGTGCTGGTCTCGGCCTCGGGCGGCTTCATCATGCTCGCGCTCTGGGGTGTGAACCTCTCGGTGGCCGTGTGGGTCGGGTTCCTCGTGCTCTTCGGCGTGGTCGATGACGACGGCGTGGTGATCGGCACCTACCTCGAAGGCGTTTTCAAGGACCGCACGTTCACCTCGAAGGAGGAGATCCGCGAGGCGGTGATCGACGCTGGGCTCAAGCGCATCCGCCCGTGCCTGATGACCATCGCGACGACGGTCCTGGCCCTCATGCCCATCTTCTGGGCCACCGGCCGCGGCGCGGATGTGATGATGCCGATGGCGATCCCGTCGGTGGGCGGCATGGCCATCAGCCTGATCACGCTCTTCATCGTACCGTGCGTGTTCTCCGCGGTGGAGGAGTGGAAGTGGAAGCGGGCGATGAAATGA
- a CDS encoding metal-sensitive transcriptional regulator: MAKGKSSKGVSERAALPALNGAACGCKPGEGSVIGQTRDGVGPGAHAVGVDAAIKAANLKHLRRIEGQVRGIAVMIEEDRYCADIIQQAAAVQESLRSVAKNLLRNHLTHCAAAAMHEDGAKRDDMIEELLELVAKVAR, from the coding sequence ATGGCCAAAGGCAAATCGAGCAAGGGCGTCTCCGAGCGTGCAGCGCTGCCCGCGTTGAACGGCGCGGCGTGCGGGTGCAAACCGGGCGAGGGTTCAGTCATCGGCCAGACCCGCGACGGCGTGGGGCCGGGAGCGCACGCGGTCGGCGTGGATGCAGCGATCAAGGCCGCGAACCTTAAGCACCTGCGGCGGATCGAGGGCCAGGTGCGCGGCATCGCGGTGATGATCGAGGAGGACCGCTACTGCGCCGACATCATCCAGCAGGCCGCGGCGGTGCAGGAGTCGCTGCGCTCGGTCGCCAAGAACCTGCTCAGGAACCACCTCACGCACTGCGCCGCCGCAGCGATGCACGAGGATGGAGCCAAGAGGGACGACATGATCGAGGAACTCTTGGAGTTGGTCGCCAAGGTCGCGCGGTGA
- a CDS encoding cation-translocating P-type ATPase, with translation MNKTNKTPHITTGDTTSPGPAWHRLSADDAIRTQGSDARAGLSAAEAAARLQNVGPNTLTAREGRSWWAALGSQFFAVLVWLLVVAAGVSAVLGEWVDAGAIAAIIIINAVIGASQEFSAERSIAALRGMTAPKARVVREGAVAVVPAAEVVPGDVLVLEAGDLVAADARLIESASLAAIEKSLTGESEPAEKDARAVSSPPPADTPLAERIGMVYSGTAIATGTARAVVVATSMQTEMGRIAALIAGAESDGPTPLQSRLARVGRLLVIAALVIVAALFGIGLVRGEPLLSLSMTAVSMAVAAVPEGLPAIVTVALALGVRRMAKRRALIRHLPAVETLGATSVICTDKTGTLTVGQMTARSLVVPVGGVGGVLTACDVSGEGYAPEGTVTVGGNELAAEARAAAMRLARNLAGVNNATLMQEKGHWEASGDPTEAAMLIAAAKVGLKREALDAGSPRLAEAPFDSDRKRAAVVRKADDGADVLVNGSPESVLALCTQIVGGDGTRSMNDEDRAAIDAANADLASKGLRVLACAARTVPHDQVAATVADPNPVALERDLTFVGLVGLLDPPRAEARNAVAKCKAAGIRVVMITGDQPKTALAIARDLGIAGETDTALSGAELVAIDDAALPERVARTSVYARVTAADKLRIVRAWRNQGAVVAMTGDGVNDAPALKGADVGIAMGASGTEVARQASDMVITDDNFASIVAAVEEGRGVYDNIKKSMQFLLGGNSAELLFMGAALVAGLPTPLLPIQILWINLVTDGLPALFLAADPAPPGVMERSPRPRNAAFIDRGFVFTMILTAFLTAGVVMGVYLYALKHHDETMARTHAFAALVFAELLRSFGARSETVPIWRMGWRDNLMLLAVVAASFALQLWTHHNETLSSIMKTSPMTWSECIPLMAVSCIPLAVLEMVKVLRTTRKERG, from the coding sequence ATGAACAAGACGAACAAAACGCCGCACATCACGACTGGTGATACCACTTCACCGGGCCCGGCATGGCACAGGCTGAGCGCGGACGATGCGATCCGCACGCAGGGTTCCGATGCGCGGGCTGGGTTGTCCGCGGCCGAAGCCGCGGCGCGGTTGCAGAACGTCGGACCCAACACGCTCACCGCGCGAGAAGGGCGGTCGTGGTGGGCGGCGCTGGGGTCGCAGTTCTTCGCGGTGCTGGTGTGGCTGCTGGTGGTGGCCGCGGGCGTGTCGGCGGTGCTGGGGGAGTGGGTCGATGCGGGCGCGATCGCCGCGATCATCATCATCAACGCCGTCATCGGGGCCTCGCAGGAGTTCAGCGCTGAGCGTTCCATCGCGGCCCTGCGCGGCATGACCGCGCCCAAGGCCCGCGTGGTGCGCGAGGGGGCCGTCGCCGTCGTGCCCGCCGCCGAGGTTGTGCCAGGCGATGTGCTGGTGCTCGAAGCGGGCGACCTGGTGGCCGCCGATGCGCGGCTCATCGAGTCGGCCTCGCTCGCCGCGATCGAGAAGTCGCTGACAGGCGAGAGCGAGCCCGCCGAGAAGGATGCCCGCGCGGTGTCGTCGCCGCCGCCCGCCGACACGCCGCTGGCCGAGCGGATCGGCATGGTCTACTCGGGCACCGCCATTGCCACGGGCACGGCTCGCGCCGTGGTCGTTGCCACGAGCATGCAGACTGAGATGGGCCGCATCGCGGCGCTTATCGCCGGCGCGGAGAGCGATGGGCCCACGCCTCTGCAATCGCGGCTGGCCCGCGTCGGGCGGCTGCTGGTGATCGCCGCGCTCGTCATTGTCGCAGCGCTCTTTGGCATCGGCCTCGTGCGCGGTGAGCCGCTGCTCTCGCTCTCCATGACCGCCGTGAGCATGGCCGTCGCCGCGGTACCCGAAGGGCTGCCGGCGATCGTGACCGTGGCCCTCGCGCTGGGCGTTCGCCGCATGGCTAAGCGGCGGGCCCTGATCCGCCATCTCCCAGCGGTCGAGACGCTGGGCGCGACGAGCGTGATCTGCACCGACAAAACCGGGACGCTGACGGTCGGGCAGATGACGGCGCGGTCGCTGGTAGTGCCTGTGGGGGGCGTCGGTGGAGTGTTGACAGCCTGCGATGTGTCTGGCGAGGGGTACGCGCCGGAGGGCACAGTGACGGTTGGAGGGAACGAGTTGGCTGCGGAGGCGCGGGCCGCGGCCATGCGGCTGGCTCGCAACCTCGCGGGCGTGAACAACGCGACCTTAATGCAGGAGAAGGGGCACTGGGAGGCCAGCGGCGACCCGACCGAAGCGGCCATGCTCATCGCGGCGGCGAAGGTCGGGCTGAAACGCGAAGCACTGGATGCGGGTTCGCCACGGCTGGCCGAAGCGCCGTTCGACTCCGACCGCAAACGCGCGGCGGTGGTGCGGAAGGCGGATGACGGGGCGGACGTGCTTGTCAACGGGTCGCCCGAGAGCGTGCTGGCGTTGTGTACGCAGATCGTCGGGGGCGATGGCACGCGGAGCATGAACGACGAGGACCGTGCCGCGATCGACGCGGCCAACGCGGACCTGGCTTCCAAAGGCTTGCGGGTGCTGGCGTGCGCGGCCCGGACTGTGCCGCACGATCAAGTTGCTGCGACGGTCGCCGATCCCAACCCCGTCGCCCTCGAACGTGATCTGACCTTTGTCGGCCTGGTGGGCTTGCTCGACCCGCCGCGCGCCGAGGCCCGCAATGCCGTCGCCAAGTGCAAGGCGGCCGGCATCCGCGTGGTGATGATCACGGGCGACCAGCCCAAGACAGCCCTGGCCATCGCACGCGACCTAGGGATTGCGGGAGAGACGGACACGGCGCTCTCCGGAGCCGAACTCGTGGCGATCGACGATGCCGCTCTGCCGGAGCGGGTGGCACGAACGAGCGTCTACGCGCGCGTGACCGCCGCCGACAAGCTCCGCATCGTGCGGGCGTGGCGCAATCAGGGCGCGGTCGTCGCGATGACTGGCGACGGCGTAAACGACGCCCCGGCGCTCAAGGGCGCGGACGTGGGCATCGCGATGGGCGCATCAGGTACCGAGGTCGCCCGTCAAGCCTCCGACATGGTCATCACCGACGACAACTTCGCGTCGATCGTCGCGGCCGTCGAGGAAGGCCGCGGCGTCTACGACAACATCAAGAAGTCCATGCAGTTCCTCCTGGGGGGAAACTCCGCGGAGTTACTCTTCATGGGCGCAGCGCTCGTGGCGGGACTGCCCACGCCGCTGCTGCCGATCCAGATCCTGTGGATCAACCTCGTGACCGACGGACTGCCCGCACTCTTCCTCGCGGCCGACCCGGCCCCACCGGGCGTCATGGAGCGTTCACCCCGACCACGCAACGCCGCATTCATCGACCGCGGGTTCGTGTTCACGATGATCCTGACCGCGTTCCTTACTGCGGGCGTCGTGATGGGCGTCTACCTCTACGCCCTGAAGCACCACGACGAGACGATGGCCCGCACCCACGCCTTCGCCGCGCTGGTCTTTGCTGAGCTGCTCAGGTCATTCGGTGCCCGCAGCGAGACCGTGCCGATCTGGCGCATGGGCTGGCGTGACAACCTGATGCTCCTAGCCGTCGTCGCGGCGTCGTTTGCTCTACAGCTCTGGACGCACCACAACGAGACCCTGTCGTCGATCATGAAGACCTCGCCGATGACATGGTCGGAGTGCATCCCGCTTATGGCCGTGTCGTGCATTCCGCTGGCGGTACTCGAAATGGTCAAGGTCTTGCGGACAACACGGAAGGAGCGTGGGTGA